TACTAGACAAGAATGAGGCAACTGAGTTCACAATACAACAGTGGGAAGGAGGAATCCCTCCCACGAGCTATTGACAACATACAGCCAAGGGTGGAATACCTtccaatgtattaaaaaagtaaaaaaattgttccGTTTTTTTGTGTAGTTCTTATATTACTACATACATTCTATGGACAGTGGCGTAAAGAATAGAGAGAAATGAAAAGTTACTCTGCTTGGATATATAATTGTAGGATATAGAAAAAATgctataattcaaaattaataacatagtCGTATGATTAATAAAGTACACTTTCTGTATTATTcctttaattgtaatttgtttttatttatctaaatttagTATAGAATTAGTATGTGTTTTAGTACAGGTACTGGTAGTTAGTACTGAATAAACCTTACCACCTCTTAGTatgttaatttgatttattaacaaCATTGAAGACTTAGTTCTAAATTTGAGTATTaattatagaaatgtatttaGCATATGttgcagcaaaaaaaaaaacgaaaatatcaatatttttactttatatttttttaccactcaaacaagtttttttaatacagcaATCTCCATGCTGAAAGATCGATCACCAGGAACATTTGTGGTGAGGGACTCCAACTCGTTCCCTGGAGCTTTCGGTCTGGCGTTGAAGGTTGCGACTCCGCCTCCTTCCACTCCTGGGAAAGCTCCTTCGGACCCTTCCACCGAGCTTGTCAGGCATTTCCTTATAGAGCCCACATCTCGAGGTGTCAGACTCAAAGGCTGTGCCAATGAACCAGTTTTTAGTGAGTAGAGTGAATTTATTGAATACTTATTTTCTATCATTCTGTAGACAATGACAaggaattaataaattaagaaccGTTATACAAAGAAACAACTATGAGTAATTTTGCAAAATAGTAATgctacaattgtttttattttgactgCAACTTGgatagttttttgttaaatatattcattcaaaataatgatttactttaattttctgtgGAATACTTCTAAGATGACAGTTTTAATTGTAAGACATAAACATATTGTCAAATATCTACTAGGATGTTTCAGTGTTTCAAGTTAGGATGTGTTATTTAACATACAACAAAGTTATTGCAGGTACTTTATTAGTACAAGCCTAGCACTCACAATGCCTCTGGCTATACCAAGCAAGTTGAACTCAAACAATAGGCTACCCTCccattctttgttttaagtttgttattgacgatgaaaggtttCAAAGGCCTATAGagtttcagacatttgccatcttttTATATGTTAAGAAAAAGAACAACAGTATGTTTCGAGATTTATATTTACATGTCCAGAGGAGAGAAGGAACCAAAatgatgtcactgcacaggagtcaAGACCAGAAACATCACACTTAAACTAACAAAGGGGAACCAATTACAAGGAACTCAATGTCGGCATTGCCTGTGATATCACCTGAAACAAAGAGAACATGAAAGCAATGGTCGGGAGGGGAGGGATATTCGCTTGAGGTTCATATGTTACGGTCTGGACTTCATGCAGTTTGTTAGTTTCGGGTGtgacgtgtttgtgctcttggctcttGTGTAGTGACATCGCTtgagttcattctctccagtctggacttcatgcagtTTGTTAGTTCGGGTGTGACGTGTTTGTGCTGTTGGCTCTTGTGTACTGACATCGCTtgagttcattctctccagtctggacttcatgcagtTTGTTAGTTCGGGTGtgacgtgtttgtgctcttggctcttGTGTAGTGACATCGCTtgagttcattctctccagtctggacttcatgcagtTTGTTAGTTCGGGTGtgacgtgtttgtgctcttggctcttGTGTAGTGACATCGCTtgagttcattctctccagtctggacttcatgcagtTTGTTAGTTCGGGTGtgacgtgtttgtgctcttggctcttGTGTACTGACATCGCTtgagttcattctctccagtctggacttcatgcagtTTGTTAGTTCGGGTGTGTGtgacgtgtttgtgctcttggctcttGTGTAGTGACATCGCTTGAgtttcattctctccagtctggacttcatgcagtTTGTTAGTTCGGGTGTGACGTGTTTGTGCTGTTGGCTCTTGTGTAGTGACATCGCTtgagttcattctctccagtctggacttcatgcagtTTGTTAGTTCGGGGTGTGACGTGTTTGTGCTGTTGGCTCTTGTGTACTGACATCGCTtgagttcattctctccagtctggacttcatgcagtTTGTTAGTTCGGGTGtgacgtgtttgtgctcttggctcttGTGTAGTGACATCGCTtgagttcattctctccagtctggacttcatgcagtTTGTTAGTTCGGGTGTGACGTGTTTGTGCTGTTGGCTCTTGTGTACTGACATCGCTtgagttcattctctccagtctggacttcatgcagtTTGTTAGTTCGGGTGtgacgtgtttgtgctcttggctcttGTGTAGTGACATCGCTtgagttcattctctccagtctggacttgCAGTTTGTCAGGCATCACAACCTCATAGAAAACATAGTGTTTGTActaatttgtaacatataatgattgtaaatgtccaaaatcctagtACCTTCCAAGTTGGACAGTTCCTTAAGCACCATCCAATTACTTGTAACTACAAGTTGAAATATATCTTTTACCACATAACAATGTTATTGCACTCAAGTTGAAATATATCTTTTACCACATAACAATGTTATTGCAGGTTCTCTATCAGCACTGGTGTACCAGCACTCACTAATGCCTCTGGCTCTACCGTGCAAGCTGGCGCTACCTGAGTCAGACACTAGGCTTACCTCCGAGTCGACTGGTACCATTAGCACCGCTCAGTTACTTCTGGCTCAAGGAGCAGGTTTGTACTTCATGAAACTCAGTAATGTGTATTCAACCATTTCGTTAAATGACTTATAATTGCTAATGACAGTATATccgatttttcattatttaaaaaaaatattcattgctatgtgtttaagaaataatatacaaaagCACTACCTATATGGGccatgtatataattttttatacaataagctTTTTAATGCTAGGCCTAAGGTAATTTTCCATTAGAGATTAAGTGggtttttaaaatcaacaatgtttttaaaagaattgtGATTATACTGCAGCAGTAGTTAGactagtattaattaataaaatatgattattaatatgttaagttttcatgtgatataaaaacaaactatcaGTCTAGTCTGTTTCAATTAAGGTTGTGTAAGATTTTTGTGTCATTTTTTTCCCATGTGATGATTGCTCACATGCCATGAAATTTAATGGAAatcataaaatgatatatttattgattatttttctaactaattaagtaaaatatctaaaaatagccTTTgtatgataatacatttttatttcagccTGCAATGTCTTGTATTTGCTAACCATCGACACGGAATCGCTGACCGGAACCTCAAGCTATCGTCAGGGCTATCAGCGAGTTATTCTCCAAGCCCTTGCCACCTGCAGCTATTGTCCACTTCAAGGTTTCTGGACAGGGCATCACACTAACGGACAATAAGCGCCAGCTCTTCTTCCGCAGGCACTACCCCGTCACCACCATCTCCTATTGCGGCCTGGACCCTGACGATCATCGATGGACCCAACACAATGAGGCTGGGATGCCAATCAGTTCAAAGTGAGTGTTTATTTTGTGATCAGCAAAGTGATATAAGTACCTTAGCTCTTATTGCAAacttacatttatcctttggtATGCTAATTAGGTTTAAAGTCTCTTAACAGGTAGATGCGATAAAATGTTACTTGTTGAGGCTCTCACAATTGgaaagacaaattaaataaaagcacaTGTCTTTTCATTGCCAGCAAGATGGGAAAAAGGATAATAACAGAAGTGGAaaggatacaaataaaaaatgctagTCCATATAAGGGGAGGGGGAGGGTCACAGGGTTCATGACCCCTCCCCAAACAATTTCCAATTTAGATTTCTTTTTAGATTacgttttgtaaaaaactaatttttagacTACAAAATGTGTGCTTTTAAAAGTTCTGGGGGATGGGAGGGGCTGGATTCTTCCTTGCCATGATACTCTCAGGTCCTTTGATAGTGATCTCTTCCCAAACTTTATGCTATATCCGTTTCTGAATACTGACCCCTTTTATTACATCAATTGCTCACCGTGCAATAGGTGGATGGACTAATCAATTCCGCAAGTTCCCACACCTCTAATGGTTATCTGTTTCCATCTACAAAAATTTATGTTGCTCTCTTGGAATACCTTTGATGTTCGTAAGATGCAAGACCCGAACTTATCTGAGATAACATCTCATCCCAAGCAATCTTGTATGACAAGGAGACAATGTTATTGTTCTCGATATTGCAATTTTCAGACAGAATCAGCCTTAATGACAGTGATTTATATACTTGACCCTTTCATATACCATATCGGGCTTACAGCTTCCTTCTTAGACTATGAACATCATAAGGGGCAACACTAAAAATAGGCCAGTATAAACAAaccgtttttaattttcatatttagtgtacacgaatttaaatttaaactgcagatatattattgctttaaaaatcaCAATTCTTACCTGTTTTCAAAAAGAAACATAATGAATGGCTACTACAGATAAATAGTACGGAAACGGAGGCCCTGTTGTCAGTCATGTCTGGGCGGGCTTGTGATGCTTCATTCTTGAAGCACCCCTCCTgtaacattaatgtttttttaaatgattactaGCTGCTCatcattcattaaattaaataattgtcttACTTTTAATACTCACAagatttcaaaatctttttatttttgtttcttattttttttactttatactgCTCTAAACTCAATTCAAAAAGtaaataagcaataaattttaCTCAACTGTCTTTTTCTTATATCATTTTTTCTATTCAAAAGTTCATAAAAGGCTCTTGCAAGTAATAAAACAACTCAAGCCTTCTCACAAGCAATCTGCGCATGCCAACTTTTCTccttaacatatatttattttcttttatattctacttcataaaattaagttaattctgaaattaaaatgtacatattatagTCTATTCCATtcctttaaatgtataaaatatttatagtgtagtgtaatttattatgtactttgtgggaaataaatttgtttttttgttgtatttttaacatatactGCAAGAACGGTACTTTTACTTTAATGTACcaaaaaaattgagttttcttACAAAATTGTTTGTTGTACCTACTCATCAGAAcagaacttaattttttttaattccatccTCTACTAAATGTGAAAATCTCTTGGGTATCTGCATgtgtacatataatatatgtattacttCTGTATTAGGTTTTCTATGCAAATCCTTTTGGAATATCTTTTTGATGAGGTGAACCAATTAATGAGTTATCTTCTAATTGTATCAGGCAATGTTAGAACCTCTGGGATATTCTTACGCTTAACCGGAAGTGTTTGATAGCATAAAAACTGTTTTGCCCTGTTAGTATATTGcgattataaatttaattaattcttctaatgttttaataatttatggtatattaaagaaaataaatatattacaatgtaaacaaaatgtttgcaGTTTTTTTCCTTCCATCTACTAACTCTCTTCAGTGTTGcacaattttacttattttagtttgataaccagatttttcttttgtttcaGCCGGTGTTTTGGCTTTGTTGCAAGAAAACCTGCCAGCAAAACAGACAATCAGTGTCACATCTTCGCCGAGCTGGAACCTGAGCAGCCGCCACAGCTATCGTCAATTTTGTCTCCAAAGTAATGATGAATAGTGGTCAGGGAAAATCAAATATAGTTTGATCTGGAGAATTCACATGAATTTTGTAACagtcatttttaattacataaatttttacacCAGTACTATTAGATTTCTCTCTTGATACTTTAATTCGGTAGTCGTTTTACttcaattaaaaagtttaaattacatacCCATGAAAgtaattatcttttaaatgcaTGTATATGACTTGTCAGAAgtagtttttattactgtaaactgGCTGCTAACAGAGCTGCAGTGAAACAAATCATAAGAGTAAGGAAGTAATAATACCTGTATTAATTGAGGAATCACTATGAGATAATACAGAAAGGGTAGAAATAAGTcaattgaaaagtgtttaaaagtgATCATTCAGTCTTCTATGGGAAGAATATGTATACTTCCCATATAAAAAGGAGTACATTTTTGGATATAACAGGGACAAAGTGTGATGGGATGTTGATATATCATAGTGAGAGCTATAATGCAAAAGACAAAATAGAAATCCCCAgcatgatttttgttattttatacctgCCTAGATGATCAGCTTTAGTACAGTAATCTGTTTATCACTTGTTGACCAGAAAAATTAGTGTTCTAAAACTATGTATTGCTCTCTCACACCCAGCGCGCAAGAAACATGAAGTGATTGTGGTGTACAGCTGAGATGGAGGAAAAGCCGCAGGTGTTGACATCCTTTTGTCAAGGATGAAACAATCATAGATTATCCTGCCCGAAGGAAAATAACTTGTTTTGGCTCACTAGGAATGAATGAGTTCTAAGAAGTGAAGTCAGATTGATCGGAAATAGATATCCATACCAAAAAGAAAACCAGgttagataattattttttacaatcaaCCAACTGGAGGTTTCTTAGCCTCCAAAGTTTCTGAAGTACCAGAATCAGAAGTTGGGCTATAACAATGTCTTCAGTCATCATTTTGTCAATGAGAAAGGCACAATCCgatgtttattacttttaatactctTAATACTTCTTGAAAAAGAATTTAAGGACAGATAGAGTAAATGGGTGCAGAAGAATAGTATTACAAGTGGAGAATATgggaaataactaaaatgaaaaagaaaaacatttaaggAGCATAACAGTTAGCTAAGTAAATCTATAGGATCagtttttatacttatttcaaagtattaagaaagaaatataatttatctttttaattatctTAGTGAAATTATTATACTCTCTTGCtgtaaaataactacattttttcCAACAGATattattaatgtcaatatttaatatttagattacataactaatattagtttattttaaatcttcttGTAGATATTACATCTGCCTGTACAAGATTAGACCGTTACAAATTCAGAAAACCCAATCaatgtttaacatattacaaccttgtaaatttcacatattaaagataaaaaaactattcaaattgtCAAGTTTTTCTGGAATTTGTGTAGTTTGCATGTTTCtatattacatttaacttttctCCTACTGCTAATTAActacataattttacattttgttgtgCTGATGTATCTGttcagttacataattttatagacCATTGTTTTTGCTGTGAGTgacaaataattagttattttattaattaagttcttTATTCTGAACCAAGTACAATATTAGTAATTACAACTTGTAGCTTAataactcttatttatattgttactataATTGCACAgtcaaactttaattattttatattgtttatagtgTATATAAGTACCTATGTAAAGTATGTAGAAATGCACTAGTGTTCTATCCATATTCATCACATGAAGATATATGTCAAACTGAAATAACCAAATTGTATagagaatatatatattaattgttaaaacttttagagttgttatataaaatgtgtgtttatataaatatatatatttagtttgttgCTTTTTAAAAGGTGTAAATTTTGATCGTGTAGtttgtctttaaatattaattaacttattgctagaaataattaattgtatagtaatatttgtttttgctgAAATACATCTCATTTTTTGGCATTGTTTAAGTCACTTGAACATTTTCAcatgtttcatttttgtttagAAAGATGTCCTTCTCCACTAATTTGGTAAATAAGATGggttacaataatatacatttgtattaaaacaattattccttataattttctgtttttatcattaaaaacttttttctttcttGAGAATCATTACAGCACATtttctagaaattaaaatattttacattaacattctttatatttcgTTGCATATTGAGATTTCTAACATTCGAAGAGTAATGTAAAAGTACCAATAttggtttaaaacaattattggtTGTATGACTAAATTTTGGTTTCTCAAGCcttcacataaaattaaaacagcatgGTCAAGTTTGTAAAGAGTTTTATGAGTTTGAGTGGAGCATATTTTAGGAACAATAGTTTGAGCCATGATAAAAAAAGAAGAGATGTATTTCAAGTTTGCAAAACATAGTTATTTCTTACCAACAATCATATCATTTAAGATAAACACACTTTAGATAACACGTTaagtatgtaaatttgtatgaatatataaatatatgttgcAACCTGTAATAATATATCTTAGGACtgtatttttgtgtaaaactgGACCAGAGTGCCTTCTAAAAAGTGGCACGCAACCACTTCCCTATATTCAAAGGCTCTAATAGTTGTATTTTGCCTCTGCATcatttcagttcttttttttagttGTTGAGTTTAGATATTATGCAAGTGTCTTGCATAGTTAGGCTCTATGTGAggatacattttgtaattaaccTATAACTGATTAAGTGATATagaatatataatctatataactCTAAAAATGCTAAAAGGTACCtctatgtaatattgtaatatgacATAGAACTGTACTTCAAATCTATTTGACACAACAGATCAATTTATTTTAGCTATAAACCTGCCTTTTTAGTAGTAATAATCCGATATTCTGTTTGTACATATTTCCTACTCTGACTAGCTCGTTTTTATCACTTGCTCTGGcttaaatagttaaaacatatttctctTTAAATATAATCTATTGTCGAGTTCACATTTctgtaaattgaataaattactaaatagaaTAAGTGATTGCAAGGAATGTACACAATAACAGACTTCGGAACACAATCCATCAGAGTAATCTGGAACTAGTTGAGGAAAAGATGGAATAGAAAActgtataactttttaaatgtgttattacacTTTTAGTTCGCCTGCAATGTCAATCTGCCATTGGTTAgttttgcttataaaaataaacatgcca
This Homalodisca vitripennis isolate AUS2020 unplaced genomic scaffold, UT_GWSS_2.1 ScUCBcl_5014;HRSCAF=11518, whole genome shotgun sequence DNA region includes the following protein-coding sequences:
- the LOC124373185 gene encoding tensin homolog → MSETLVREHREHSVSSFRGYESDSHTQHSPKSHQYSSGHNGTINGGQSSPSVYYGHSRRSSIHSNGEPPQEVSPAHVKFVRDTSRFWYKPTISREEAISMLKDRSPGTFVVRDSNSFPGAFGLALKVATPPPSTPGKAPSDPSTELVRHFLIEPTSRGVRLKGCANEPVFSSLSALVYQHSLMPLALPCKLALPESDTRLTSESTGTISTAQLLLAQGAACNVLYLLTIDTESLTGTSSYRQGYQRVILQALATCSYCPLQGFWTGHHTNGQ